The sequence below is a genomic window from Syntrophorhabdaceae bacterium.
TGAAATTACTCCTGGCAATTGGAATTCCTCCACGATGACGGGTAAATTCAATATTGCCGTCCATAAATGCCACCGTTCCCATGGATTTGCTCTTCTTCACCCTGATTTCGGTGGGGAACGTTGATTTCCAGTCGAGTTCCTCACCTTGACAAATCGGACTGAATAGTTCGTACTCTTCGCTCACATACAATTCAGGAAATTCAGGTGGCGGCGGGAACCCCGGGGGGTCCGGATAGTTTGCTGAGGCGATAGTCAACAGAATCGTGGGCGGACCCACAACGCAGTTATATTTGGTTTTCTTGGCGTACTCCCTGTCGCGGTAGAGCGGGTTTAGGTCTCCGATGCCGTCCGCGTAATGCCTCAGTGAATCCCAGGTGACCTCCTTGTTGAAGCCGAACATGGGCCGGGGCCATTTCGGTCCGGCCATATGGGCTCCCCACTCATTAACATATACCTTGCCCATTCCCTTCTTCAGTTCCTCAACATACTCTTCTACGGTATTGATTTTTCTCTTATCCATATTCGGCCCCTCTCATGCTGGTTCATATCTCTTTTGCCTGACTACACTTAATGAGCCCTTAAAGAACTTTCATAATAGTAACCTTTGGATACTATCAACCTTAGTTACATGTTGTCACGTTCTTTCTATCTTGTCAAGAGAATTTGCTCGTTGAATTTCCGGGGTAAGGCCCATGTAACAAATGATTTGGGGTAAACTACTGTTATACATGAGAGAACCATAATGTGTTCACAACGGAAAATGACCGCCAGCTTCGTTATCGCCTATTTAGCGGGTATTGCACCTCTCAAGAAGGACCATGGATTGCAATTAGAAATCAGATATCCAACACATTCCGCAAGGCCTTCGCCCAGTTTTCGGCGCATATCAGAAAGCCGTGAGATCGACATATTCACCTGCCACCCATGAAACACATTTTCGAAAATAAGCATCTACCGTCATTTCTACGTAATCGTATTTCTACAGCATTCTGCGTTTCTAAGACCTTAAAATGGAGGAGGTCGCACCACATTTCTTCTCCAAATAGAACTGGAAATAGCACAGATTAACGACACAGACAAAACCCAAGGACAGAAACATCATTGAATATCCGATGAGGGGTATAACTGCGCCCATTACCATTGGTCCAATGGCCAATCCCAGGTCAGTAAGCGCCATGTAGGTCCCGACGGAAGTCCCTCCAGAGGAACCGGAGTAATCAAAAGCATATGCCATATTAGCAGAAAAGATAAATGTGGCTCCTACTCCCCAGATTAATCCCGCAAGGACAAACATCGGGAGAGTTCTGGAAAAATAGAGTATCACCATGGCGAGTGTCGACACAGAAATGCACATGATCGTGATGGTTCCCTTACTCCATGTATCGACAATTCTCCCCGCCAAAATCCTCCCTGCGATGACAACCGCGGCGATAGACGAAAAAAAATGCCCTGGATTACGCACTCCGCATTGGACAGCGTAGAGAGGTAGGAAGGTGTAGATGGCCCCCATTACGAAACACTGGAGAAATCCGATCATTGTGGGTGCAATGATCTTAAAATCAATCAGCAGGCGACCATTGCCGGTATTATCCTTTTGAGATGGTAGAACATTTTGAGCTCTCAGCCCGTAGGATGAAGAAAACGCACACAGAGAAAGACCCAGACAGGCCGAGAAAAGAAGAGTGGCGTTATGCCGGTTCAATAGTAACATACCAAACGAAGGGGCAATTGCTAGCGCGAATGTTGGCGCCAGGAAGAAGTAGGCGAGACCTTGAACACGGAATCTCAGAGGAATGGCATTTACAATGAATGCGAGAACGGCTGTATCCAAACACGCATAAGCAATCCCCTGCGAAAACCTCACGGCAAAGAAGGGCCAAAACGGACGAAACAAAATCAATGCCAGGAACGTCACTGCGAATAATATGCTACCGAACATCATGACGGCCCTCTCCGAATATTTGTGCAAGACTCCTCCTACGAGGAATCTGAAAATCAGGGCCGCAGCGCTATAAATCCCGATGAGCTCACCTATGGCTCTCTCCCCGGAACCCAGTCTTGAAAGATAAATGGGAAGGGTAGGGACGAGACTATAGCAAGCTACTAGGAAGGCAAACAACGCGAAAAAGCCAAGGACAAAATCACGATTCAGTATTTTACGTGCCGTGTGTTGTGAAATAGGTTCTTGGTTTTGCATGTTACACACATTTAACAGTTTAGGATGAGACCTTGCGGCCGCATTTCATTCAACGGCTATAGGGAGGGAAAGGCCTGATGGCGCCTTTTACGGTATGCCGCAAGGTCTCATCGTTATGCAGGTCAACCAAACTACCTCACAATGGATGTAGCCGTTAGCCTGAGTGAAGTTCCCAGTTCGAAACAGCCACATTCAAATCATTAGTACTGGGTTTTGAAATCTTTGTACTTTTCTACCAGCTCACCCCACTTCTTGGGCAGGTTAACCTTATGGGTAACCGGACCACCGTGATCCCCGCCGCCTCCATAATAGGTTATGCTGTTCCCATAGCTCATTCCGGCGACGAGAATCGGTATATGCTTCCTGGAGAAGAACTTTTTGACCGATCTTGTGGGTTCTGCGGGCAACACAACTTCAGGGAGCGCGTGATTGTTAGCCTTTATCCACCGTACCGGGGTATCGGAAACCGGTCTACGCGCATATTCCACGATATAGCGAGTCAAGTCCTCTCGTGAGAAACCATAGCGGTGCAACAGTTTTGCTGCCTCAGGACACAGCACGAATGCACATCCCGGATCGAAACCGAATACTTGCGGATCGTCACAAATAGCTTTCAACAACGGCTCGGGGTCAGCGCCGTATAAACAGAGCTGGCGTGTGTTTGGGAAAAACAGCGTGACCGCACTGTCCTCCTTATTGAAACCATAAAACTGATGCATCGGCTCCCATGGGCTCTCCTCTTCGTTCTCGCCAATACATATGCCGAACCGTCCTTCATGTCCGAACAGCCCGTTATCCTCGTAGCCGCCTCGCACTCCCGCAATGTTCATGATCAAAAGACCAATCGTATTGCCTATAGCCGCATTAGCCCGATTGTAGGGACTGAAGACGCCAACCCCGCAGGCGACATCCAGGTCGCGCCGTATTGGTCCATTGATGATCAGGAGCGGCGCCCAGGACGCCACGCTGCAAGTATATGCCTCCAGCCAGAGCCTTGTATCTGCCAGCGCCTGCGTGGCTGCTATCAGGACAGGCATGTGAATAGGAAGGCATCCTGCCATGACACCATTGATGGCGATTTTCTCTACTGTAGCTTTGCCGTTCATGAGTGGGAGTTTAGCTACCACATGATCCGGGGGCAAATCAGTCCCCTTGATCATCTCTTTGACTACGTCTTCCGTGGGCGGTACGATCGGCATACCGTAGGCCCAGCCGCGCTGGTAGAAATACTTGTTTATCTCGTGGAAATCCCCCTTGGCCGCAATTCTCGGCAGGTTCTCATCCGGCCCTTTCGGGTTTGCTTCGTCCGGCAGAGGAGGCGACGTAAGGGCGGCGATGATATCGTCAAGAACCACGCTGACAAGTTGGGGCACTTCTTCCTTAAGGTACTTGTTAAATTCGTCGGCATTTAGGCTTGAGATGTCGCGGATGTCTCCTTCCACATGTCTCATTGCCGGAACGCCCCTGAGCGCGGCGGCTCTCCTAAAAATGTTTGAGAAGTTTCTCTTATGGAACACGACGGCCGGTTTGCCCAATCTTTCTACAAAGGCGGTGTTATATGTTTGATAGAGCGTACAGGAAGCAGCATCACCATATCCTGATATAGCCGCATCTACTCCGCCTACCCACTTTTCAAATCCTGGTTTAAAATCAGGGTCTTTGGCTATTTCTGCCACCTCTGTGTACGCATTCGGGTCCTTGGTGTATTCGAAATAGCCGGTGAGTTTCATATTGGGATATCTTGCCTGCAGTTGTCGACCAACTTCCTCGACAATAGGACGCCAATGTCCCTTGAAGGTCGCTAGTAGGCCCAGTGTTATTTTATTCAGATCCTTTACTCTGGGCCGAAGGCCGATAGTGTTTACCGGGTCAGTCTCTCCACGGGGATTTAAGGCTTCATAAATCATATTCATCTTACCTCCGGTAGAATTATTTTGTTGCAACGCCAAACAGGATGCCTGGTGAGCGTACACGGCCTGGCCGAAAGTACCAATGCTGCCTCAATCGGTATGCCTGGCATCAGGTTTTGGTCGACTCCTTCGCTCAGTTTGGCCATCGCCTCATTTCTCTCCGCAACTTAGCGTTGAGCATTATGGCTCATTTGCTATATTGTTTGATCAGTCTCTGTGCTTCATGTAGTATCTGCGTTGCGCGAATTCCTTTCGTATCAAGTGCCTTCGCATCTTTCTCCGCTGTCGAAACCATGAGCGCGGTTAGACTGGACTTATCTGCATCTGACATG
It includes:
- a CDS encoding MFS transporter, with the translated sequence MQNQEPISQHTARKILNRDFVLGFFALFAFLVACYSLVPTLPIYLSRLGSGERAIGELIGIYSAAALIFRFLVGGVLHKYSERAVMMFGSILFAVTFLALILFRPFWPFFAVRFSQGIAYACLDTAVLAFIVNAIPLRFRVQGLAYFFLAPTFALAIAPSFGMLLLNRHNATLLFSACLGLSLCAFSSSYGLRAQNVLPSQKDNTGNGRLLIDFKIIAPTMIGFLQCFVMGAIYTFLPLYAVQCGVRNPGHFFSSIAAVVIAGRILAGRIVDTWSKGTITIMCISVSTLAMVILYFSRTLPMFVLAGLIWGVGATFIFSANMAYAFDYSGSSGGTSVGTYMALTDLGLAIGPMVMGAVIPLIGYSMMFLSLGFVCVVNLCYFQFYLEKKCGATSSILRS